A single region of the Bos mutus isolate GX-2022 chromosome 24, NWIPB_WYAK_1.1, whole genome shotgun sequence genome encodes:
- the LOC102280829 gene encoding zinc finger protein 271 yields the protein MASKEEITAKIEPLTEESGNPRNDVLQDPECREFFGLGDKFSEKDQNLFKRRQHNCDECGQSFACSTGLIRHRRTHWEKPYECDQCGKAFNVSSALVLHQRIHTGEKPYPCNWCIKSFSRSSDLIKHQRVHTGEKPYKCDECGKAFSQSSDLIIHQRIHTGEKPYQCGHCSKSFSQRSDLIKHQRIHTGEKPYTCSLCNKHFSQSSDVIKHQRIHTGEKPYKCDVCGKAFSQSSDLILHQRIHTGEKPYPCNQCNKSFSQNSDLIKHRRIHTGEKPYKCNECGKAFNQSSVLILHQRIHTGEKPYPCNQCSKTFSRLSDLINHQRIHTGEKPYPCNQCSKMFSRRSDLIKHYRIHTGEKPYECDECGKTFSQSSNLILHQRIHTGEKPYPCSDCTKSFSRRSDLVKHQRIHTGEKPYTCNQCNKSFSQSSDLIKHQRVHSGEKPYHCDCCERAFSQSSDLILHQRIHTGEKPYACTQCSKSFSQNSDLIKHQRIHTGEKPYKCNECGKAFSQCSALVLHQRIHTGEKPYPCGQCGKGFSRRSDLINHQRIHTNENPYKCDVCRKAFSTSTDLTEHQRIHMREKPHRCVQCNRSFSQLSDLNHHEKIHSGEDTLNVGKPLVYTPTLFSTRDALPEKNLRNAIDYEKGFNQCSAVTLH from the coding sequence ATGGCTTCCAAGGAGGAAATTACAGCAAAAATTGAACCATTGACTGAAGAGTCTGGCAACCCCAGAAATGATGTTCTCCAAGATCCTGAATGCAGAGAATTCTTTGGACTTGGGGATAAATTCAGTGAAAAGGATCAGAACCTCTTTAAAAGAAGACAGCACAACTGTGATGAATGTGGGCAAAGCTTTGCTTGTAGTACAGGCCTTATTAGGCATCGAAGAACCCACTgggagaaaccctatgaatgtgaTCAGTGTGGAAAGGCCTTTAATGTGAGCTCAGCCCTGGTTctgcatcagagaattcatactggggaGAAGCCCTATCCTTGTAATTGGTGCATTAAAAGTTTCAGTCGGAGCTCAGACCTTATTAAACATCAAAGAGTCCACACTGGTGAAAAACCTTACAAATGTgatgaatgtgggaaagccttcagtcAGAGCTCTGATCTTATTATACATCAGAGAATCCATACAGGAGAAAAACCCTATCAATGCGGTCATTGTAGTAAAAGTTTTAGCCAGCGCTCAGACCTGATTAAACATCAGAGAATccatactggagagaagccttaTACATGTAGCCTGTGTAACAAGCATTTTAGTCAGAGTTCTGATGTTATAAAACATCAAAGAATCCACACTGgtgagaaaccatataaatgcgATGTGTGTGGAAAAGCCTTCAGTCAGAGCTCAGATCTTATTCTACATCAGCGaatccacactggagagaaaccatatccATGTAATCAATGTAACAAAAGTTTCAGTCAGAACTCAGACCTTATTAAACATCGAAGgatccacactggagagaaaccctataaatgtaatgaatgtgggaaagcttTTAATCAGAGCTCAGTTCTTATTCTgcatcagagaattcacactggagagaaaccctatccATGTAATCAGTGTAGCAAAACCTTCAGTAGACTTTCAGATCTTATTAATCATCAACGAATTCACACTGGGGAGAAGCCTTACCCCTGTAACCAGTGCAGTAAAATGTTTAGTCGAAGATCAGACCTTATTAAACATTATAGAATTCATACAGGTGAGAAACCCTATGAGTGTGATGAATGTGGGAAAACCTTTAGTCAAAGCTCAAACCTTATTCTGCATCAGAGaatccacactggagagaaaccctatccATGCAGTGATTGTACAAAAAGTTTTAGTCGTCGTTCAGACCTTGTGAAACATCAAAGAAtacacactggagagaaaccgtACACATGTAATCAGTGCAATAAAAGTTTTAGTCAAAGCTCAGACCTCATTAAACATCAGAGAGTACACTCTGGAGAAAAACCCTATCATTGTGATTGTTGTGAGAGAGCTTTCAGTCAGAGTTCTGACCTTATTcttcatcagagaattcacactggagaaaaaccATATGCGTGCACACAGTGCAGCAAAAGTTTCAGTCAGAACTCAGACCTTATCAAGCACCAGAGGATCCACACTGGGGAAAAACCATATAAATGTAATGAGTGTGGGAAGGCTTTCAGTCAGTGTTCAGCTCTTGTCCTACATCAGAGGATCCATACTGGGGAGAAACCATACCCATGTGGTCAATGTGGCAAAGGCTTTAGTCGGCGCTCTGATCTCATTAACCATCAAAGAATCCACACGAATGAAAatccatataaatgtgatgtgtgtAGAAAAGCCTTCAGCACATCCACTGATCTTACTGAACACCAGAGAATCCACATGAGAGAGAAACCCCACAGGTGCGTTCAATGCAATAGAAGTTTTAGCCAGCTCTCTGATCTTAATCATCATGAGAAAATTCATTCTGGGGAAGACACTTTGAATGTGGGAAAACCTTTAGTGTATACCCCAACTTTATTCAGTACTAGAGATGCTTTGCCAGAAAAAAATCTTAGGAATGCTATTGATTATGAAAAAGGTTTTAATCAATGTTCAGCTGTCAcgctacattaa